From the Micromonospora echinofusca genome, the window TGCCGCTGCCGGCGTTCGCCGCCCTGCTGCGCTGGACGGCCGGGGTCCGCCGCGAGGTGGACGTCTCCGGAGTCGGCACGGCGCTGCTCAAGACCGCCCCCTCCGGCGGGGCCCGCCACCCGGTCGAGGTCTACCCGGTGGTCCGCGACGTGGAGGGGCTGGAGCCCGGGATCTACCACTACGCGGTGCGCCGCCACGAGCTGGTGCGGCTCGCGCCCGCGCCCGGCGGGGACCGGCTGCGCGAGTGGTGCGGCGGGCAGCCGCACGCCGCCCAGGCCGGCTTCCTGCTGATGTACGCGGCGGTGCTCGACCGCACCGTGTGGAAGTACCCGGCGGCCCGCGCCTACCGCGCGCTCCTGCTCGACGTCGGTCACCTGAGCCAGACCGTCTACCTCACCGCGACGGCGCTCGGGCTCGGGACGTTCTTCACCGCCGCCACCCGCGACGCCCCCGTCGAGGACGCCCTCGGCCTGTCCTGGCCGGACGAGGTCTTCCTCGGCGTCTCCGGCGTCGGCGTGCCGCACCCCGCCGAGCGGGACCGCCAGGCGGCGATGCTCGCGGGCGGCGACGCGGCGTTCTCCTTCCCCCCGGACGCCTGGCACGGACGCGGCGAATGACGCCGAGGGTGACCGTCGACCTGGCCCGGCTGGACGCGAACATCGCGCGCTGCACCGGACGCGCGGCCGAGGCCGGGGTGGCCTTACGGGCACACGTCAAGGGGCACCGGAGCCCCGAGATCGCCGCCCGGCAGGTGGCCGCCGGCGCGGTGGGCGTCGCCGTCCACTCGGCGGCCGAGGCCGAGGCCTACGTCGCGGTGGGCGTGCCGGACGTGACGGTGGCGTGGCCGTGGCGCGACACGTGGCGGTGGAGCAGGTTCGCCCGGCTCGCGCGGCACTGCGCGGTGACGGTGCACGTGGACCACCCCGACGCGGTGACCGGGCTCGGCGCGGCGGCCGAGGCCCACGGCGTCGAACTCGGCGTACGGATCGAGGTCGACACGGGCCTGCACCGCGTCGGCGTCGACCCCGACGCGGCCGGGGAGCTGGCCGCCACGATCGCCAGGACCGGTGGGCTGCGCCTGTCGGGCGTGACCGGCTACGTGGGGATCACCGGCCCCGACGACGCCCGCGACCGGGTCGAGCTGGGCCGCAGCCGGGCACGCCTGCTGGTGTCCGTCGCGGAGCGCATCCGCGCGACCGGGACGCCCTGCCCGCAGGTGAGCGTCGGGGGCACCCCGACCCTCGCCGGGGCGCTGGACGTGGCCGGCGTGACCGAGGTGTGCGCCGGCGCGTACGCGCTGCTCGACGGCGGGCTGGCCCGGCTGGGCGAGTGCGACCCGGCGGCGGTCGCGATCGCCGTCACCACCACCGTCACCGGCACCGACGGGCAGGCGCTGCGCACCGACGCCGACGAGCTGCTGGCGGGCGCCGACCAGACCTGGATGAGCGGTGTCGTGCTGACCGCGCCCGACGGCGCGCCGGTCCGCCCGGAGTCGGTGTCGGTGGGCGACGAGCTGCGGGTGCTGCCCGGGCACGTGTGCCCGGTGGTGGCCCGCCGACCGCTGCTGCACGTGCTCGACGCCGGCGAACCGGTGGCCCGATGGCAGGCACTGGTGCTCCCGGACCGGGCATGACCCAGGCGGTCGCGCCCCTGGACCGTCCGGCCGACCCGCTGCGCGAGCGCCGGTTCGTCCTGTTCGCCACGGCCAGGACGATCTCCGTCTTCGGCAACGCGGTCGGCCCGCTCGCGCTGACCTTCGCCGTGCTGGACCTTCCCGGCTCCTCGCCCCCGGCGCTGTCGCTCGTGCTCGCCGCGATCTCGGTGCCCCGGATCGCGCTGATGCTGCTCGGCGGCGTCATCGGCGACCGGCTGCCCCGGCACCGCGTACTCGTGGCGGCGGAGCTGATGTGCGGCAGCGCGTACGGCGCGATGACCCTCCTCGTGCTGACCGGGCGGGCGAGCGTCGCCGCCCTCGCCGTCTGCGCGGCCGTCGCCGGCACCGCCTCCGCGCTGCTGCTGCCGTCGCTGAACGGGCTGACCGCCGAGCTGGTCGCGCCGCAGGCGCGGCAGCGCGGCAACGCTCTGCTGCGGCTGGGTACGAACACCGCCACGGTGGCGGGCTTCGCTGCGGGCGGCGCGCTGATCACCTGGCTCGGGCCGGGTTGGGCCCTGGCCCTCGACGCGGCCACGTTCGCCGTCGCCGCCGGCCTTCTCGCGCGGCTGCGCCTCGCCGGGACGGCCCGGACGACCAGGCGGAACCTGCCGGCCGAGCTGCGCGACGGCTGGCGGGAGTTCGTCCGGCGGCGCTGGCTGTGGCAGATCGTGCTCGCCGCAGCCGTGATCAACGCCGCCGTCGGGGTCACCTTCGGGCTCGCCGGGCCACTGCTCGCCAGGGCGCACCTGGGCGGTGCGGGCGCCTGGTCCGGCGTCCTCGCCGGGTACGCGGTGGGCATGTTCGCCGGCGTGCTCGTCGCGATGCGGATCAGGACGACCCGCCCCCTGCGCACGGCCGTACTCGCCGTGTCGATGCTGGGGCTGCCGGCGCTGCTGCTCGGCTCCGGCGCCGCCCTGCCGTTCGTGATCCTCGCCGCCGTGCTGGCCGGGGTGGCCTTCGACGTCTTCGGGGTGCTGTGGGAGACGACCGTCCAGTCCGAGGTGCCGACGGAGGCCATGTCCCGCGTGAGCGCGTACGAGTGGCTGGGGGCGGTGGGGCTGGGACCGCCGGTCATGATCGCCGCCGGCTTCGTCGTGCCCGGGATCGGCGTGCGGACCACCCTGCTCGGCCTGGCCGCGGTGATCGCCGTCGCCGCGCTCGTCCCGTTGGCCAGTTCCTCTGTCCGGCACTACGAAAGGCAACCCGATGGCCGAGTACGTTGACGCCTTCGTCACGGCGTATGACCGCTTCTGGGCGCCGTACCCGCAGCGGATGGGTGACGCGTGGCTGCGCCTGCACGGGCACGTGGCACCAGGAGCCGAGCGGAGCGTGCTCGACGTCGGCTGCGGCACCGGCATCGTGGCCGCCCGGTTCGCCTCCGTCGGCTACCGGGTCGTCGGGGTCGACGTCTCCGAGGCGATGATCGCCCGCGCCCGCGTACGGCTGGCCGGCACCGACGCGGTGCTGATCGCCGCGGACGCCGCGGACTTCGAGGTGCCGGTCCCCTGCGCGTTCGCGGTCTCCACGTACGACGTCCTCAACCACGTCGGCGGGATCGACCGGGTCCGCGCCTACCTGCGCTGCGTGCATGGGGCGGTCGCGCCGGGCGGCTGGTTCGGCTTCGACATGTCCACGGTCAAGGGCCTCCTCGCCGAGGTGCCGCCCGTCGCCCGGCAGGACGGGACCGTCTCGGTCGAGGTCGCGCGGGGCCCGCTCGACGGCGACCGCCGCCCGCTGCACGTCACCGGTGAGCTACGCACCGACGACGGCCACGCGACCCCCTTCTCCACGACGATCACCAACACCGCCCATCCGGTCGCCGACGTGCTCTCCGCCCTGGCGGACGCCGGCTGGGTGACGAGTCACGTCGCGGCCGTCGACGACCTGCTCACCCCGGTACCGGACCCGGAGGCACTGCCCCGGGTCGCCGTGCTCGCCCGACGCCCCTGACGGCGGGCCGATCCGGCTGATCAGCCGGGCGGCGGGCCCGCGTCGGCGGGGACGGTGGTGGCGACCGGGCGGACGCGACGGGCCGCCCGGGCACCGCCGAGCACCACCACCGCGACGCCGGCCAGCAGCAGCGCCAGCCCGGCCAGGGCGGTCACCCCGGGCAGCTGCCCCAGCCAGGCCCAGCCGATCAGGGCCGCGCCCGGGGCCTCCAGCAGGGCCAGCACGCTGACCGTGGTCGCCGAGACCCGCTTCAGCGCGTAGTTGAACATCGAGTGCCCGAGCAGTTGGGCGCCGGCCACCAGGGCCAGCACGACGAGCCAGGTGCCGGTGTCGAAGCCGGTGAGCGGCACCCGGCCGACCAGGCAGACCACGAGCAGCACCAGCGCGCACACCCCGTAGCAGATGGTGGTGTAGGTGGTCGTGCTGATCGTCGTACGGGCCCGCTCGCCCAGCGCGGTGTAGACCGCCGCGAAGAGACCCCCGGCCACCGCGAGCAGGTCGCCGGCGACGGCCCGACCGGAGACGGCGAAGTCGGCGCCGGTCGCCACGGCCGCCCCCGCGACCGCCACCCCGATGCCGAGCCAGACGACGCCCGGCAGCCGACGCCCCTGGGCCCGGGCGATCAGCCCCTGCCAGACCGGCTGGGTGGCGCACAGCGCGGTCGCCGCGGCGACCGAGGTGAGCTTCGTGCTGGGCATCCAGGTGGCGAAGTGCGCGGCGAGCGCGACCCCCGACAGTACGCAGTAGACGCCCTCGCGCCGGCCGGCGCCGACCGTCAGCGACCGGAACTCGGCACGCCGCCGGGCCGCCGAGAACGGGCCGAGCGCGGCCACCGAGAGCAGGTTGCGCCAGAACGCGACGGCTAGCGCTGGCGCCGCCGCGAAGGCCACCAGCGGCGCGGACGACGAGACGGCGACGACGGCCAGCACGACCGCCCCGGTGGTCACCGGGTCGAACGGGGGGCGGTGCGCTGCGGGGGACACGAGGTGCAATCCTCACACGCCACGGGCCACCACGTACCGTCAGCACTCCGTTACGATCATGCCTGTCCGCGCCGGCGATTCCCCTACCGCCCGGAGGCGCTCCCCCATGCCCACGTACCAGGCGGTCCTGTTCGACTTCTTCGGCACGCTGACCTGTTCCGTCCAGCGGGGCGCGGCCCACCGGTCGACCGCCGAGCTGCTCGGCTGCGCACCGCACACGCTCGTCGACGTGCTCGACCGCACCTACTACGAACGGGCCTGCGGGCGGCTGGGCGACGCCGAGGCGACCCTGCGCTGGGTCTGCCAGCAGGCCGGCGTGCACCCGTCCGAGGACGCGATCCGCTCGGCGGTCGCCTCCCACCACCGGGCCGTACGCGCCGACACCCGGCTGCGGGACGAGGCGGTGCCGACGCTGACCGCGCTGCGCGGGCTCGGCCTGCGTACGGGGGTGATCAGCGACTGCACGCACGAGCTGCCGGCGTTCCTGCCGCAGTTGCCGATCGCCCCGCTGCTCGACGTGCGGGTCTTCTCCGTGCAGGTGGGGCGCTGCAAGCCCGACCCGGCGCTCTACCAGGCGGCGTGCCGGCGGCTCGACCTGGCGCCGGCGGACTGCCTCTACGTCGGCGACGGCGGCAGTCAGGAGCTGACCGGGGCGGAGCGGGCCGGGATGACCGCCGTACGGCTGGCGGCCCCGGACCTGGCCGGCCACATGGTGTTCAACGCCGACGCCGCCTGGAGCGGGCCGGCGCTGCGCTCCCTCGACGAGGTGGTCCACCTCGTCGAGCGGGTGCCCGAACGGGCGGACGTGCTCCCCCCGGCGGACGTCCCCGTGCCGGCGGGCGCAGGCGTGCCGGCGGGCTGCTCCCCGGTGTGAGCCCGGGGCTCCCCGGTCACCCGCGCCGCCGGCGTGTCCGGCGGCGGGCGGGCGGGTGGGCGGCGCGGCCGTCGGACGGGCGCCTCAGCGGCGGCGGACCCGGTGCAAACGGAACGGCTTGCGGACCGTCCGCACCGCCGGCGTCTCCCGGGGCACCTCGGCCAGCGAGTCCGTGGGCAACCCGGTGCCGGCGACGGGCTCGCCGGCCGGGGCCAGCCGGTTCACCGCGCAGCCGTCGGCCGCCCAGCGCTCCACCAGCTCGGCGGCGGGCCCGGGCGCGTTCAGCCGCTTCGCGGCCACGAGGGGCGCGACGGTCTCCCAGTGCTCGGTGCCGGGCGTCACGCGGCTCACCCGGGCCGGCCAGGTGACGATGCGCCCGCCGTGGTCACCGCGCAGGGTGACCTGCGCCTCGGTCGCGTCGGCCAGCCCCGGGGCGGACTGCTCCCCCGGGCCGCTGACCACGAAGAGCGCCCCCTCCAGGGGCAGGCACCACAGCGCCAGCGCCGGCCCGCCGGCCACGCTCACCCAGGCCACGGCGGCCTTCTTCACAGCCTCGTCGACCAGCGGCGTGCTGGCCCGCTCCGCGTCGGTCACCCCGGCATCCTCCCGCATCCGCCCCCGTCCCGTCAGCGCCACCCGGGGTCCGCCGAGGGGCCGGGGTCCGCCGAGGGGCCGGGGTCCGCCGAGGGGCCGGGGTCCGCCGAGGGGCCGGCCGCGCCGACGTCCGTCGACGTCGACCGGGTCCGGCCACGCGCCCGGAGGCGCGGTGGCTCGGAGACGCGGACCGGCCCGGTCAGCCGACGAACGGCGGGACCATGATCTCGCCCCGGGCGACCGGCATGACGTGGCCGGCCACGGTGGCGCCCACCGCCTGGCCCTCGGCGGCGGTCACCGTGCAGGCCAGCTCGGACGGCCGATTGATCTCGATGCCCTGGTGGACGGTGTACTCCGCGCGCCCGTCGGCCGGCAGCAGGCCGCTGGCGACCAGCCACACCCCGAGGCCGAGGGCGGCCGAGCCGGTGGCCGGATCCTCCGGCACGCCCAGCCCCGGGACGAAGACCCGGGCGTGGGCGGTTTGCGCGGCGGCGTCCCAGGAGAAGACGCTGACGTGCTCCACTCCGTACCGCTGTGCCGCCGCCGCGTTGACCCGGGCGCGGGCCACCGCGTCCGGGCGGACCGGAAGGTAGGGGAACTCCAGCCCGCACCCGGCCACCCGCGGCGCCGGACCGACGTGGTCGTCGGCGCTCAGGCCGGCCATCTCGAGCAGCGGCTCCGGGTCCAGCTCGGGGCCGAGGGTGGGTACGCCGCCGGTGAGCGTGGCCCCGGTCGCGGTCACCTCGATCGGCAGCACGCCCGCGCCGCACTCCTGAGTGACCTGCCCCACACCGAACATGCCCCGACGGCTCGCGGTCACCGCCGCGCCGACGCTGGGATGCCCGGCGAACGGCAGTTCCTCGACCGGGGTGAAGATCCGGGCGCGGTAGGTGGCGCCGACCTGGGTGGGCGGGAGCACGAACACCGTCTCGGAGAGGTTGAACTCACACGCGAGCGCCTGCATCTGCTCGGTGGCCAGCGCTTCGGCGCCGAACACGACGGCCAGCGGGTTGCCGGCGAACGGGCGGTCCGTGAAGACGTCCACGATCTCGTAGGCCAAGGTCGACATGTTGATAAACACTAGGCGCTTAGGCTGGTGCCCGTGAGCACGCCGACCCGGATCTACATCGCCCGGCTCGCCGGGGTCGCCGTCTTCGACCCCAACGGCGACCAGGTGGGCCGGGTCCGCGACGCGGTGGCCCGGCTCCGGCCGACGCAGCGTCCGCCGGAGGTGGTCGGCCTGGTCGCCGAGATGCCGATGCGCCGGCGCATCTTCCTGTCCATCAACCGGATCACCTCCATCGACGCCGACGCGGTCGTGCTCGGCAGCGGCACGCTCAACCTGCGGCGCTTCGAGAAGCGCCCGAACGAGTTGCTCGTGCTCCAGGAGCTGCTGGACCGTCGGGTGCAGCTCGACCCCGGCGGGCAGGCGGGTTCCGTGGTCGACGTGGCGATGGAGTGCAGCCGGGGCGGCGAGTGGTCGCTGGCCCGGGTCGCCGTACGCGAGCACACCGGCCGGCTGACCCGCCGGGGCCACCTGCACCAGGTCGAATGGGAGCGGGTACGCGGGCTCAGCGGCATCGCCGACAGCCGGGGCACGGCCAACCTGCTCTCGGTGCTGGAGGACATGCGCCCCGCCGACCTCGCCAACGCCCTCCAGGACCTCCCCGACGCCCGGCGCAACGAGGTCGCCGCCGCGCTGGACGACGAGCGCCTGGCCGACGTGCTCAGCGAGCTGCCGGAGCACGACCAGGTGGAGATCCTGGCCGCGCTGGACCGGGAGCGGGCCGCCGACGTGCTGGAGGAGATGGACCCGGACGACGCCGCCGACCTGCTCAGCGAGCTGCCCCCGCCCGAGCAGGACGTGCTGCTCGACCTGATGCAGCCCGACGAGGCCGACCCCGTACGTCAGCTGCTCAAGTACACGCCGGGCACCGCGGGCAGCGTGATGACCTCCGAGCCGGTCATCCTGCCGCCGGACGCCACCGTCGCCGAGGCCCTGGCCCGGATCCGGGAACCGCAGCTCTCGCCCGCGATCGCCGCGCAGGTGTTCGTGTCCCGGGCGCCGATGACCACGCCGACCGGCCGCTACCTCGGCATGGTGCACTTCCAGCGGCTGCTGCGCGAGCCGCCGGCCGACCTGCTCGGCGGCATCGTGGTCAACGACATCGACCCGCTGCGGCCGACCACCCCGCTGCCGGAGATCACCCGCCGGATGGCCACGTACGACCTGGTCGCCATGCCCGTGATCGACCGCAACAACCGGCTGGTCGGCGCGGTCACCGTCGACGACGTGCTGGACCACCTCCTGCCCCGCGACTGGCGGGACCGGGACGCCGCCGGGCGCCCGGTCCCCGCCGAGCCGACGCTGGACGGCGCGAATGGCTGAGCAGCGACGGCCGCCGCGGCTCGACCAGCCGCGCGAGCCCCGGGGCGTCAAGCTGCCCCGGTTCGACCCGGAGGCCTTCGGCCGCTGGTCCGAGGGGATCGCCCGGGGGATGGGCACCGCGAACTTCATCGTCTACATGACGATCGTGATCGCGCTGTGGTTCGTCTGGAACACCCTGGCCCCGGCGGACCTGCGCTTCGACCCGTACACCTTCACGTTCCTGACCCTGGTGCTGTCCCTTCAGGCCAGCTACGCGGCCCCGCTGATCCTGCTGGCGCAGAACCGGCAGGCCGACCGGGACCGGGTCTCGCTGGAGGAGGACCGCCGGCGGGCGACCATGCAGAAGGCCGACACGGAGTACCTGACCCGGGAGATCGCCGCGCTGCGCAACGCGATGGGCGAGGTGGCGACCCGGGACTTCCTCCGTTCGGAGCTGGCCAGGCTCGCCGAGGAGCTGGACGAGGCGGGCCGCCGCCGGCAGCGGCTGGAGCGCCGGCAGCAGGAGAAGATCCCGCCCCACGGCGACGGGCTGGAGGAGCCCCGCGACGACCTGGACGACGACCGGGTCCGGGACGGCCAGCCGGAGGCCCGCAGCCGGGAGCCCGAGGGCTGAGCCCGGGTGGGGCCGCGCGAGCGGCGCGGCCGACGACGCCGGGCGGAACCGGGCGGGCGTGCCCCGGCGGCGGGCGAGGCCCACTCGATCGTCCCGTTTCGCCCGGTACGGCGCCCGGCCCAGCCGTCGCCATCGATTCGCTCACACCGGCCCCCGCTGGCGGCGGTGGGGCAGAGCCGCCGACGTAGCATTGCGGGCATGTCAGCTCCCGTCAGCACCGTCTCCGACGCGATCCAGGCCGCGCTGGCCACCGTCAACGACCCGGAGATCCGCCGGCCCATCACCGAACTCGGCATGGTCCGCTCCGCCGAGGTCGGCGACGACGGCGTCGTACGGGTCGAGCTGCTGCTCACCGTCGCCGGCTGCCCGCTGAAGGACAAGCTGCGCTCCGACATCACGGCCGCCGTCGGCGCGGTGCCCGGCGTGACCGGCGTGACGATCGAGTTCGGCGTGATGAGCCCCGAGCAGCGCCAGGAGCTCCAGGCGAAGCTGCGCGGCGGCGGTGCCTCCCAGGAACCGGTCATCCCGTTCGCCCAGCCGGGCTCCCGCACCCGCGTGTACGCGGTGGCCAGCGGCAAGGGCGGCGTCGGCAAGTCCAGCGTCACGGTCAACCTGGCCGCCGCGCTGGCCGCCCGCGGGCTCTCCGTCGGCGTGGTCGACGCGGACATCTACGGCCACTCGGTGCCCCGGATGCTCGGCGCCGACGGGCGCCCCACCCGCGTCGAGGACATGATCATGCCGCCGCAGTCGCACGGCGTGAAGGTCATCTCGATCGGCATGTTCACCGCCGGCAACGCCGCCGTGGTGTGGCGCGGCCCGATGCTGCACCGGGCGTTGCAGCAGTTCCTCGCCGACGTCTACTGGGGCGAGCTGGACGTGCTCCTGCTCGACCTGCCCCCGGGCACCGGCGACGTGGCCATCTCCCTGGCCCAGCTGCTGCCCAACTCCGAGATCCTGATCGTCACCACCCCGCAGGCCGCCGCCGCCGAGGTGGCGGAGCGGGCCGGCGCGATCGCGTTGCAGACCCACCAGCGCGTGGTCGGCGTCATCGAGAACATGTCCTGGCTGGAGCTGCCGGACGGCTCCCGGATGGAGGTCTTCGGCGCGGGCGGCGGTCAGGCGGTCGCCGAGTCGCTGACGAAGACCATCGGCGCGCAGGTGCCGCTGCTCGGGCAGGTGCCGCTCGACACCCGGGTCCGCGAGGCCGGCGACGTGGGCACCCCGATCGTGCTGGCCGAGCCGGAGTCGCCGGCCGCGAAGGCGCTGGGCCAGGTCGCCGACCGGCTCGCCGTACGGCGGGAGTCGCTGCTCGGCAAGCCGCTGGGCCTCAAGCCGGCCGGCCGCTGACCGTGGGCCGGCCGTGGGCCGGCACCGTCGCCACCCGCGCGGGGCGGCGTTCCCCCGGGGAGCGCCGCCCCCGTCGCCGTCTCCGGCGCGGTACGGCGGGCGGGGTCAGGTCGCGTCGTCGTAGCTGACCCGGGGGGCGGGGGCCGGGGCGGCACCGGTGGCGGTGGCCGGGCGGCCGCCCGCGCGCAGGTCGGCGGCGGAGGCCACGTCCTTCAGCTCGTTGTGCACGCCGGTCACGTCCGCCCGCAGGTTGTCGTAGACGCCCTGCAACGGCTTCCGGATCGCCTGCTCGTCCTCCTCGCTGAGCAGGTGCTTGCGGATGAACGCCTTCGGGTGCAGGTCCTCCAGCTGGATGTCGGTGCCCAGCTCGCGACTGAGGTCGGTGGTGGCGTTGCTGGCCATGGCGCGCAGGTTGCGCACCATGCGCAGCCCGTCGCTGATCACTGCGGGCAGCCGGTCACCGAAGATCAGCAGCGCCAGGAGCAGCAGCGCACCGATCTCCCACCAGTTCAGGTTCTCGAACACTGCGCGGGCCTCCTTCGGCGTCAGCAGCAAGACTACGCACGTCGGGCGCCGCCCGGGGAGAGGTGGTGGGACCCTACTTCGCGTCTGCGGCCAGCGTCACGGAGGCGTTCTGCCGGTTGGCGCCCCGGCGGTACTCCACGGTCACCACCGCGCCGGGCGCGAACTTGCGGACCAGCGCGATGAGGTCGGTCGGCTCGGTCATCGGCCGCCCGGCGAGCTTGAGGATCACGTCACCGGCCTTCAGCCCCGCGCCGGCCGCCGGGCCCGACGGCTCCACCGCCGCCAGGCGTACGCCGGTTCCTCCGGTGCCCGCGCCGGCCCCGCCGACCTGGGCGCCGATCACCGTGCGCCGGGCCTTGCCGGTGCCGATGATGTCCTGCGTGATCCGCTTGGCCTGGTTGATCGGGATGGCGAAGGCGAGGCCGATGTTGCCCGCCTCCTGCCCGTCGGAGACCAGCGACTTGATGGTCGAGTTGACCCCGATCACCCGACCCGCGCCGTCGACCAGCGGGCCGCCCGAGTTGCCGTGGTTGACGGCCGCGTCGGTCTGGATCGCCGCGTAGTAGCGCGTGGGACCGCCCGGCTCGCCGGCCCGCATCGTGCGGTCCAGGGCGCTGACGATGCCGGCCGTGACCGTGTTGGCCAGCGAGAGCGGCGAGCCCATGGCCAGCACCGGGTCACCCACGGCCAGCGCGTCGGAGTCGCCGAACTCGACCGGCCGCAGGCCCGTCCGGGAGACCTTGATCACCGCGATGTCGGACTCCGGGTCCTGCCCGACGACGGTCGCCGGGGCGGAACTGCCGTCGTTGAAGACCACCGACGCCTTGCCGGTCGCCCCCGCCACCACGTGGTCGTTGGTAATGACGTGCCCGTCGGCGCTGGCGATGAAGCCCGAGCCCTCGCTCGTGCCGCCGAGGCTCGCCACCCGGACGGTCACCACGCTGGGCAGCACCCGCTCGGCGACCCCGGCCAGCGACTCGGGCCTGCGCTGGGCCAGGCCGGGCGCCTGCGGGTCCGCGCCGAGCACCGTGTTGGCCACGGCGCCCCCGCGCACCGCGAAGGCGTACCCGAGCGCGCCGCCCAGGCTGCCCGCGAGCAGCGCGGTGATCAACGGGATGAGCAGCAGCTGCCGCAGCGTCGGCCGGCCCGGGGCGTCCGGGTCGAGGACCCGCTCCGGCTCGGTGCCGGGGCTCGGCGCGGCCGGCAGCACCACGGCGGTCGGCGCCGTCGGGTCGCGCCACGGGTCGGCCAGCGCGTCGGACCACCAGGGCGAAGTCGTGCCGGCCCCGCCGCCCTGAGGCGTCGGCGGCCGGCCCACCGGCGGGTGTCCGGGCAGCGGCGGTCGCGCCGGTGCCGGAGTTCCCCCGGGCTGGCGCCAGTCCCAGCCGTCGGTCACGTCGGTGCCCTCCCAGTCCGTCCCCGGGTCCCGCGCTCGACGGACCCGGCGACAGCGTCGCCCGGTCGCGCTCGCCGGAACACCGCTTCCAGGATTACACGGATGCGGCGGATGGAGTCACCGGTTGCCGACCGTGATCGTCGGGTGGCGGACGCGCGGCTGCGCCCGTTCGACGTCGCCTCTAGGCTCACAGTGCC encodes:
- a CDS encoding alanine racemase, producing the protein MTPRVTVDLARLDANIARCTGRAAEAGVALRAHVKGHRSPEIAARQVAAGAVGVAVHSAAEAEAYVAVGVPDVTVAWPWRDTWRWSRFARLARHCAVTVHVDHPDAVTGLGAAAEAHGVELGVRIEVDTGLHRVGVDPDAAGELAATIARTGGLRLSGVTGYVGITGPDDARDRVELGRSRARLLVSVAERIRATGTPCPQVSVGGTPTLAGALDVAGVTEVCAGAYALLDGGLARLGECDPAAVAIAVTTTVTGTDGQALRTDADELLAGADQTWMSGVVLTAPDGAPVRPESVSVGDELRVLPGHVCPVVARRPLLHVLDAGEPVARWQALVLPDRA
- a CDS encoding MFS transporter, translated to MTQAVAPLDRPADPLRERRFVLFATARTISVFGNAVGPLALTFAVLDLPGSSPPALSLVLAAISVPRIALMLLGGVIGDRLPRHRVLVAAELMCGSAYGAMTLLVLTGRASVAALAVCAAVAGTASALLLPSLNGLTAELVAPQARQRGNALLRLGTNTATVAGFAAGGALITWLGPGWALALDAATFAVAAGLLARLRLAGTARTTRRNLPAELRDGWREFVRRRWLWQIVLAAAVINAAVGVTFGLAGPLLARAHLGGAGAWSGVLAGYAVGMFAGVLVAMRIRTTRPLRTAVLAVSMLGLPALLLGSGAALPFVILAAVLAGVAFDVFGVLWETTVQSEVPTEAMSRVSAYEWLGAVGLGPPVMIAAGFVVPGIGVRTTLLGLAAVIAVAALVPLASSSVRHYERQPDGRVR
- a CDS encoding SagB family peptide dehydrogenase, encoding MRVRVSRLVVFLWRDGQLVCDDPLRHRQFALTVEAERLLRGYADWAELDGRLAQQLLDAHVLVAEGSPEHDREERLGAWRDLGPAATYYHLASRTLGSDVFRSAAQDAAVLRAKSGQPAPVKEHDGPRIALPPTDPPPVDFTTVLAARRSTRWFDPDDPVPLPAFAALLRWTAGVRREVDVSGVGTALLKTAPSGGARHPVEVYPVVRDVEGLEPGIYHYAVRRHELVRLAPAPGGDRLREWCGGQPHAAQAGFLLMYAAVLDRTVWKYPAARAYRALLLDVGHLSQTVYLTATALGLGTFFTAATRDAPVEDALGLSWPDEVFLGVSGVGVPHPAERDRQAAMLAGGDAAFSFPPDAWHGRGE
- a CDS encoding DUF1003 domain-containing protein, with the protein product MAEQRRPPRLDQPREPRGVKLPRFDPEAFGRWSEGIARGMGTANFIVYMTIVIALWFVWNTLAPADLRFDPYTFTFLTLVLSLQASYAAPLILLAQNRQADRDRVSLEEDRRRATMQKADTEYLTREIAALRNAMGEVATRDFLRSELARLAEELDEAGRRRQRLERRQQEKIPPHGDGLEEPRDDLDDDRVRDGQPEARSREPEG
- a CDS encoding class I SAM-dependent DNA methyltransferase, which gives rise to MAEYVDAFVTAYDRFWAPYPQRMGDAWLRLHGHVAPGAERSVLDVGCGTGIVAARFASVGYRVVGVDVSEAMIARARVRLAGTDAVLIAADAADFEVPVPCAFAVSTYDVLNHVGGIDRVRAYLRCVHGAVAPGGWFGFDMSTVKGLLAEVPPVARQDGTVSVEVARGPLDGDRRPLHVTGELRTDDGHATPFSTTITNTAHPVADVLSALADAGWVTSHVAAVDDLLTPVPDPEALPRVAVLARRP
- a CDS encoding HAD family hydrolase translates to MPTYQAVLFDFFGTLTCSVQRGAAHRSTAELLGCAPHTLVDVLDRTYYERACGRLGDAEATLRWVCQQAGVHPSEDAIRSAVASHHRAVRADTRLRDEAVPTLTALRGLGLRTGVISDCTHELPAFLPQLPIAPLLDVRVFSVQVGRCKPDPALYQAACRRLDLAPADCLYVGDGGSQELTGAERAGMTAVRLAAPDLAGHMVFNADAAWSGPALRSLDEVVHLVERVPERADVLPPADVPVPAGAGVPAGCSPV
- a CDS encoding DMT family transporter is translated as MSPAAHRPPFDPVTTGAVVLAVVAVSSSAPLVAFAAAPALAVAFWRNLLSVAALGPFSAARRRAEFRSLTVGAGRREGVYCVLSGVALAAHFATWMPSTKLTSVAAATALCATQPVWQGLIARAQGRRLPGVVWLGIGVAVAGAAVATGADFAVSGRAVAGDLLAVAGGLFAAVYTALGERARTTISTTTYTTICYGVCALVLLVVCLVGRVPLTGFDTGTWLVVLALVAGAQLLGHSMFNYALKRVSATTVSVLALLEAPGAALIGWAWLGQLPGVTALAGLALLLAGVAVVVLGGARAARRVRPVATTVPADAGPPPG
- a CDS encoding magnesium transporter MgtE N-terminal domain-containing protein, whose product is MSTPTRIYIARLAGVAVFDPNGDQVGRVRDAVARLRPTQRPPEVVGLVAEMPMRRRIFLSINRITSIDADAVVLGSGTLNLRRFEKRPNELLVLQELLDRRVQLDPGGQAGSVVDVAMECSRGGEWSLARVAVREHTGRLTRRGHLHQVEWERVRGLSGIADSRGTANLLSVLEDMRPADLANALQDLPDARRNEVAAALDDERLADVLSELPEHDQVEILAALDRERAADVLEEMDPDDAADLLSELPPPEQDVLLDLMQPDEADPVRQLLKYTPGTAGSVMTSEPVILPPDATVAEALARIREPQLSPAIAAQVFVSRAPMTTPTGRYLGMVHFQRLLREPPADLLGGIVVNDIDPLRPTTPLPEITRRMATYDLVAMPVIDRNNRLVGAVTVDDVLDHLLPRDWRDRDAAGRPVPAEPTLDGANG
- a CDS encoding PhzF family phenazine biosynthesis protein, which gives rise to MSTLAYEIVDVFTDRPFAGNPLAVVFGAEALATEQMQALACEFNLSETVFVLPPTQVGATYRARIFTPVEELPFAGHPSVGAAVTASRRGMFGVGQVTQECGAGVLPIEVTATGATLTGGVPTLGPELDPEPLLEMAGLSADDHVGPAPRVAGCGLEFPYLPVRPDAVARARVNAAAAQRYGVEHVSVFSWDAAAQTAHARVFVPGLGVPEDPATGSAALGLGVWLVASGLLPADGRAEYTVHQGIEINRPSELACTVTAAEGQAVGATVAGHVMPVARGEIMVPPFVG